In Terriglobia bacterium, the sequence GTAGAGGCCGGCGGTAATGGGCGCGAGCTTAATCACGCCGTGGTCGAAGACGACGTTGGAATGGACCTGGTCTAGCAGGAGCTGGTCGTAGATGACCTTGCCGGCCGTGATACTGCCGCCACCGCTGATTCTTTCCAGGATGCTGGACTGTGGCGCGGCGGATTTCGTTTGCGCTTCGGCGCGAGGGATCAGGTTCCAGGAAAACGTGCTCGCGGGCGAGTGCGCTCCAGCATCGTTCGTGACCGCACACGCGAGGGCGCGTATGCCGCACAAATCCAACGTGGCGCGATGCTGCGGCTGCTGCGGCGCGCTACCCAGCGCCTGCTGCAATTTTACGACATCGACCTGGTCGGCGTTGAGCGTGAACCGCACTTGCGGCGCATTGAAGTTGCGCAGCGTCATGTTGCCGGTGGCGTTGGTGCCGGCGAGTGAAGCATTGAGATTGTTGAGCGACGCCCCGTTCTGGCTGAACTGCAGGTCGGCGTTCTTGATCGCCAGCGGCTGCGTAATCTGCGGCGTGTTCAGCGTCGCGCTCACGATCTTGCCGCTGCCGCTGAAGTTCATGGCGTCGGTGTTCTTGATCGGACCGGCGGCGTGCAGGTCGAGCGAGATATTGCCGGCGCCGCTGATGCCTTCCGCGGCCGAGATGCCGTAGGCGCGCGCGATGGCGAGCAGTTCCGGAATGCTGGCGTCGAAGGTGCGCAGCGTGGCGTCAACCAGCGGCGAGGCGCTGGTGTAGTTGCTCAGCGCGAACTGCACCGCGACCTTCGTCCCGCCGCTGTTCGCAGTGAAGGGATTGGAGCGGATGTCGCGCGGCGTGAGCGCGAGTTCGATGCCGCTGACATCGACGGGTTGCTTCAGGTCGCCGCCGCTGACGTGCATGTCTTTGCCGGACAGATTGCCGTTGAGCGCCGGCTGCGCGAGCGGGCCTTGCGCGCTCAGCTCGGCGGTGAGTTTGCCGTTCACCGTCATGTTGGGATTGAAGGCCACGCCGAAGGCGGAAGCCAGGCGCGCGACCTCGGCAATGGAAGCGTCTTGCGCGGTGACGTGCACGTTGGCGGTGGCGGGCGTGGCGCCGCCATTGATGTCTCCGGAGATGGACAGCGGCGTCGAACCGAGCTGCAGCTTGGCGCGATCGATGTGGATTTGGTCGCTGGCGAGGCGGTCGGTGAACTTGTAGTCGAGGGAGACGGGGTAACCGATCTTGACGTTGCGCACGACGCCGTCCTTCAGTTCTGCCGTGCCTTCCGAGCTGAGCGTGCCGTTATCGTTCTTGAGCGCGAGGTTGCCGGAGACGGTGCCTTCCATGCCTTTCAGCGAAGGCACATCGAGCACCTTCTGGATGCCGCCAAGGGAGACTTCCTTGAGTTGCAGCTTGCCGTCGAAGGGAGTCTTCAGCATGTCGGCTTGGTCAATGGGTCCGGCGGTGCCGCTGAGCGCGAGCGTTTCCGTGCCCGGGCCGGGTAGACGGAGCGCGGCGGAGAAATCGAAGGGCTTGCCGGGCGCGTAGCCGTGCAGGCTGACGTCGATATTGTTGTAGACGCCCTGGAAATGCTTCTGGTCATCAACCAGCGTGACCTGGCCGTTGCTGATCTTCAGATTGGAGAGCACGAAGCCGCCGCCCTGCGCTTCCGGCTTGCTCGGCTGTTGCTGCGCCTGGCCGAGGGTGGAGAAGTTCCAAACCCCTTGCGCGTTACGGATCAGTTGCAGCTTGGGCCCCTTGAGATCGAGCGAGCTTATCTGCACGTCCTGATGCAGCAACGGCAGCAGTTTTACCGAGGCGTCGATGGCATCCATGCTGGCGAAGGGGCCGCGGCCGAACTGGGGGGCTTCGCCGATAACAACGTCATCCATGCGCACCGTCGGGGGCAGCAGCGAGAGGTGCATCTGGCCGAAGGTGACGGAGCGTCCGAGGGCCTTTTCCAGTTGCGCCTGGATGACGCCGTGATAGCGGTTGATGTCGAGCACCAGCGGCACGACAACGATGATGATGACAAGGATGGCGACGATGATGGCGACCGAAATTGCTAGCTTGCGCATAAAGCCTCCTCGTCCGGTTCGCGGGATCAAGTCCGGCCCGCAGTACAGGGACACACTAACAGAAGCGGCGCTTTCTTAGTTCGAAGCCACGGAGACGGAGCGCGGTTGTACAGAAGGTTGTCGGTTGACGGTGTTCGGCTTTGGGACGGTTCCAACGGGAACCCAAGACCGAGAGCCGAGAACCGCTACAGAGCCTCAAGTTTGACGCTGCTGAATTGGCCCTGCTAGACTCGACAATTCTGGGCCGTCTGCCGCAGTCTTTCTACGGCAGCCCTCCTCGACGGTTAAGGACTCAACAAACGTGCGCAGTTCAACAAGACATCAGCTCAAAGAAGATCAATTCCGGACCACCGCCAAGGAAACCTATTCCTGGGCGGTCGAACACGGCGGCAAGCTGGTCTATGGTGGGGCCGCGGTGGCGGTGGTGCTGGTAATCGTGGCCGCCGGCTGGTTCTACCTCCAGCGGCAGGACGAGGCCGCGGGCGTGGCGCTGGGGCATGCGTTGCAGGTGTATCAGGCGCCGTTGATTTCGGGGGGACAACCGCCGGCGCCGGAGGTGACATCGTTTGCAACGACTGCGGACCGGGCCAAGGCGGCGCGGGCGGAGTTCGCCAAGGTGGCGGAGCAGTATGCGCACACCAACTCAGCCGAGATTGCGCGCTATTTCATGGGATTGACCGACCAGGACGCGGGCAACACGGCGGCGGCCGAAAAAGAATTGAAGGAAGTGGCGGAGTCGGGGCACTCGGACCTGGCTTCGCTGGCCAAGCTCGCGCTGGCGGCCTTATATCGCAACCAGGGCAAGGACGCGCAGGCGGCGCCGATCTACAAAGACCTGATCGAACACCCGACGAATACGGTTTCGAAGTCGCAAGCGCAACTGGCGCTCGCCTCGGTGTACGAGTCGAAGCAGCCGCAGGACGCGCGCACCCTGTATCAGCAAGTGCAGAAAGAAAACCCCGACAGCCCGGCGGCGCAGATTGCGAGCGCACGGCTGGCCGAGCTGAAGTAAGCCGAGTCTCAGGCCTCAGCTTCGGCAAAAGCGAGACAGGTTTCAGTTTTGCGGGTTTGAGCGCAGCGGCCGCGCTGCATTCCACGGTTATTTCCCAAATAGCTTCCGCCAGGTTCGCCGAGTAGCGCGAATGACTGAGCTGGGGCTGTGAGTTGTGATTTGGGGAAGTAGCTAGGTTCGGCGGTTAGCCGGTCGCTTCTTCGAGCTGGCCTTTTTCCAGCTTTTCCTGACATTCGATGCAGTGGCGGGTCCAAGGCACAGCCTCGATGCGCTTGGGGTTGATCTCCTTGCCGCAGGAGATGCACTGGCCGAATGTGCCTTCGCGGATGCGAGACAGGGCGCCCTCAACCATCTGCAACAGTTGGCGCTCGCTGTTGCTCTGATGGAAGAGGAACTCCTTGTTGTAAGAGCTGGCGGCGCGGTCGGCAATGTCCTGCGCGGTATCGAGGTCGGTGGTGCGCCCGTCCTGCTCGCTGCGCGACACGTTCTTGCGCAACTGCTGCTGCCGCTCTTCCAGCTTCTTCTTAAAGTATTCGAGCTTCTTCTTTTCCATGCGCCGATTCTTTCCACCCGGTTCACGGAAAGCCATGGAACACAGGGATAAAACTGAAGATGATATCCGCGCCGTGGAGCGGGCGTCAACTGGTTGCGCAACCAGCCGCTTCGCGGATTCCCGATTTCGGAGTAAGGTCGCGATGCACCCACATTCCGCCAACACCGGCCTCGTCGTCGGGGATAGGGCAATTCTTGAACTGCTCCGGGACAAACAAGAAGCGGCCTCTTGCGAGGCCACTTTGAAAGAGGCAGGGGGAGGGAGGGCAGGTCAGAAAAGGCGATGCTAAGCGCCGTTCCGTCGGCAGGGACGCGGAGTTTGGACAAGTCGCCAACCAAGGAAGAGGTTCAAAGTCATGCTTGTGTCACGGCCTCTTTTGTTGCCAAGCCAACCAGCACTCTCGCAACCAAAAGCCGCAGACGCGGAAGAGAATTCGCCTCAGCTAATCAAGCTGTTGGCAACTACGCAGTTAGCAGGGACAAAGCGCAGCTTTTGCACAGGAAACAATGAATCTGTACGCACGCGGCAGTCGGAATCGCAATGCTCACTCTAGGCACTGCGCTGC encodes:
- a CDS encoding AsmA family protein — encoded protein: MRKLAISVAIIVAILVIIIVVVPLVLDINRYHGVIQAQLEKALGRSVTFGQMHLSLLPPTVRMDDVVIGEAPQFGRGPFASMDAIDASVKLLPLLHQDVQISSLDLKGPKLQLIRNAQGVWNFSTLGQAQQQPSKPEAQGGGFVLSNLKISNGQVTLVDDQKHFQGVYNNIDVSLHGYAPGKPFDFSAALRLPGPGTETLALSGTAGPIDQADMLKTPFDGKLQLKEVSLGGIQKVLDVPSLKGMEGTVSGNLALKNDNGTLSSEGTAELKDGVVRNVKIGYPVSLDYKFTDRLASDQIHIDRAKLQLGSTPLSISGDINGGATPATANVHVTAQDASIAEVARLASAFGVAFNPNMTVNGKLTAELSAQGPLAQPALNGNLSGKDMHVSGGDLKQPVDVSGIELALTPRDIRSNPFTANSGGTKVAVQFALSNYTSASPLVDATLRTFDASIPELLAIARAYGISAAEGISGAGNISLDLHAAGPIKNTDAMNFSGSGKIVSATLNTPQITQPLAIKNADLQFSQNGASLNNLNASLAGTNATGNMTLRNFNAPQVRFTLNADQVDVVKLQQALGSAPQQPQHRATLDLCGIRALACAVTNDAGAHSPASTFSWNLIPRAEAQTKSAAPQSSILERISGGGSITAGKVIYDQLLLDQVHSNVVFDHGVIKLAPITAGLYGGQQIGTITLDMRPTPMAVTVQTKLNQVDANKLLSSVSSLKQTVYGLLAGNANASFRAASSADMARTLNGTIALDLTKGKLAHVDLLNELAGVGKFVGAGFKSPSSTGSEPFTDIVQLTGNFNVVNGLAQTNNVKAVIPGGTMAAEGALNLATEELNMHVTAVLSKAMSQQVGGTQVGGFMQTALANQQGELVIPILLTGTFGSPRVAPDLQKIAQMKLQNLLPTAGNPGGLVSGILGAVGGKGGAQQRGLGGVLGALAGQQQQPKQPTALPQQQPQQQNPLGDLLNQVLGDKKKQQKQPPPPPKK
- a CDS encoding tetratricopeptide repeat protein, giving the protein MRSSTRHQLKEDQFRTTAKETYSWAVEHGGKLVYGGAAVAVVLVIVAAGWFYLQRQDEAAGVALGHALQVYQAPLISGGQPPAPEVTSFATTADRAKAARAEFAKVAEQYAHTNSAEIARYFMGLTDQDAGNTAAAEKELKEVAESGHSDLASLAKLALAALYRNQGKDAQAAPIYKDLIEHPTNTVSKSQAQLALASVYESKQPQDARTLYQQVQKENPDSPAAQIASARLAELK
- a CDS encoding TraR/DksA family transcriptional regulator, whose amino-acid sequence is MEKKKLEYFKKKLEERQQQLRKNVSRSEQDGRTTDLDTAQDIADRAASSYNKEFLFHQSNSERQLLQMVEGALSRIREGTFGQCISCGKEINPKRIEAVPWTRHCIECQEKLEKGQLEEATG